In Apodemus sylvaticus chromosome 7, mApoSyl1.1, whole genome shotgun sequence, the sequence aaacatttttatcttgaaaaatgaaaatatttgcacATTAAACAGATTCCCTATACCCTTCTCACCCAGGAAAATTTCAGATCTCCATAAACAACATAATTCTCCTGCTTTAGTAATGGCCCCAAGAATGGCATGTCAAACGCATCTACAAGAAATGGATATTAAGAGGGGTAAATGTTGACCAAGAGAGTATGGCTCTGGACTAGAAACTTTCCACAATATACATTCTCCCAGTCTTATAGAATCTCTAACACAGATGCAATTTTTTCTTGGAACTTCAGTTTATAACACTTAACTTATATCAAAGATGGTGAATAGAATAATTATTGGGTATGTATTACTTAATTCAAAACACTACATGTGAATACTGGCCATTCTTATTTTGTAATATAAAAGACAGAGAATATGTCATGGCATAGTCTAATGGTCAACATGTTATAGTGAGCTTTCTGACATGTAAGCCATAAATGTAAGACAAGAAGCATCCTCAGAGTCTTCTTTTAATGTGGAATATTTTTCCTGGAACCAATTGAGAGGTCACTTTGAAAATAAGTTAATTTAGAATTTCACAcataagtacacacatacacacacataaatgtgtgtgggcatatacatacacatacacaatgtcttaatgataaaaaaattcattaattaaaagatagaaagatgataagtttgcaagtattttattgaaaagttTTCATCTATGTTGATAAGGAAAATTAGTCTAtaatttttgttggatttttgagTAGTTTAGATATTAGGGTATCTGTGGCTTTGTAAACAGAATTAGACAATGTTCCTTCAGTTTCctctttgtgaaataatttgaggaatattctCTGAAGGAAGAATTCTTCATTGAATAAACCTGGCCCTGTGCTTTTCAATTCAGACTATAAAAGCCATAAGGGCCTGGGCAAATGAGATGCAACTTTTAACACACCAGAGATGTTAGCCTAGACCACAACATTCATGAAGatttcaatcatcatagatggagaaaattaatcatttcatgataaaaaccaaatttaagcaatatctacatacaaatccagccccacaggatacaaaaagaaaactccaacataaaGATATTAACGACAAccatgaaaacacaagaaataatctcagataaGCAAAATCAAAtaactataacacacacacacacacacacacataccacccccaccaccactaaTAACAACTACCACAACAACAAAATTGCAAGAATAAGCAAATGCTAATTTATATTTCTCAACAAAAGTcttaattctcaaaataaaagacacaaagtaACAGAGTGTGTGAAAACACAGGATTCATTGTTTTCTTGCATCTAAGCAACATCAAGGAGAGATATTACCTCAGGTTAATGAGTTAGAGAAATATATTCCAAATTAATATACCTAAGAAGCAAGTGAAGCCATTTTAATTTCAAACACAAtagacttcaaaaaaaaaataatccagatGACACTACAAACTCACCAAAGGGGGGGACCAAACTGACATTTCAACTATTAAAATCTACATCTCAAACACAAGGAAAACCAAGTTTTTAAACTAAACACCACTATAGCTTACATCACTTATTGACCCTCACAccctgatagtgggagacttctgTACATCACTGTTACCATCAATAGGTAATCCAGAGAAATTCTTGATACAACAGAAATTATAAATCAAATAGACCTAACGTAAGTACAAAACATTTTACCAAAAGACAAAagcatataccttcttctctgtacCTCATGAGGCTTTCTCAAAACCTAGTGcatactcagacacaaagcaTGTCTCAGGGGATCCAGAAGAAATTGAAATTACTTCTTTCCTCCTATTAAACCACCATGGATTATTAACCacaagagaaacaacagaaaacttacAAGCTCTTGGAAACTGAATCATGACAGAAATGAATAATAATTCAGGACTTTCTACAGTTGAatgacaaataataaataaaatacacaaactTCTGGGGCACAATGAAACAGTCCTGAGCAAaatgttcatagcactaagtacctacttaaaaattggagagatcttataTGGGCAAATGATAGTGAAATTCTAGCAGAGTTATTCAATCTAAGGTAACTGTTAGAATGAAATAGTTGTTTTCCCATGTGTCTACTCTAACTATCCAAATGAACTGTTATTTTGTAGAAGTACTTTGACTCTGAGAATAATTCTAGAAAGGTGTGCAAGAATGATCTTTAGATTAAGTCATATAATGGCTGTAAAGCTTCTTTAGGAAAACAACTCTGTAGATTACATAAAACAATCACTGTTTTCTAGAATTATTCTCAGAGTCAAAGTACTTCTACATATATATTAGATTAGGAGCTTTGATGTGAGGAAATTGTTTTGccaaaaaaaacaacttttgtgtaatgataaataaatgtctGTGCTGTTGTATGAGGTTCAGCTCATCAAACTTTGACCTTCCTGTTGCATGAAAGGCCATATTTCATTGAGGAATGACTTTCTTTGATCATCCTGAGTGACCTAGAACATCAACATGCTAAAAAAAGCAAACTTAAAATTCatgagaatgtagagaaagatgaACATGCCTCCACTGTTGTTGgaactgcaaactggtacaaccagtctggaaatcaagctggtggttcctcagaaaattggaaatatttctacctgaagacccagataacTTCTGGGCATATTGGAAATAAAGCttcaccatatcacaaggacacatgctctgctttgttcataacagccttattgataatagtcagaagctggaaacagcccagaagTTCCTCAGTagaagaatagatatagaaatTGTTGTACATTTCCACAATGAAATACtagtcagcttttaaaaacaaaggcatcatgaatttttcaggcaaacaGATGCAACTAGGAAAACTCATGCTGAGTGAGGCAATACAGAtgcaaaagaacatacatggtatacactcagtaGCAAGTAGATTTTTAACCAAAATATTCAGAATACCCTAAAATTGTTGCCTGCCTTTGAAAAAGGTTCTTCTACCTGGGCTGTTTTGTctgatctcagtgggagaagatgtgccttgCCCTGCAAAGACTTGTGTGACAGGGTCGGGGTATAGCCATGGAAGGCCTCCATTCCATTCTctcagaggaaaaaggagagggggaTGAGTGAAGGGACTGTGGGAGCGGAGATTAGGAATGGGGCCAGTGATTgggtacaaaataaataaataagtaaataagtaaataaataaatcaataaataaaaacacttaaaaatattcaacattcttagccatcaaGAAATTTCAAATCAAACTACTATATGATTTCACCTaccacaatggctaagatcaataatacAAGTGACCAATCATGTTGACAATGTTGTGGAGTAAGAATAACATGCCAATATTTCTGGTGAGAATGCACAGTTGTACTGCATCTATGGAAATCATTATGCTGGTTCCTTAGAATATATGGAGTCAATCTACCTCATGATCCAATTATACCACTTCTTGGTAGGTGCCCAAAGTGTCTTGTTGGAATGTTCACTGATGCTCTACTCACAGGAGCCAGAAatttgaaacaacctagatgttcttcaacagatgaatggataaagaaaatgtacatttacataaAGGACCATTATTCAGCTGTCAAAAAATGACATAATACAATTAGTAGAATAATGGTTATAATTATAAAAAGTAcagaaccaaaaaaataaatatggtatGCATTCCATTTATGTAGATATTAGctattaaataaataaccaaGTAAAATATACAAATGAAGAAAGGTTATCTATAGAGGATGACACTAGATGGATACATAGAACTTCCTGGGAGAGATGTATACAATAGATTTTTCTGAGTGGACTGGGAGTGCGGGAAATTGGAATGGGAGGATCAGGTAGATAGGTGTAAGAAATATGGGGAGAAACAGATGTAACTGAGCAACATTTAAGTGGTGGAATAGAAatctagtgcagtggaaacttcctaaaGCATATGAAGTTGATCCTAATCAAGTCTCCAAATAACAGGAGGGCTTCAATTAACTATATTTTGCCATCAAACAAAACTTTCAGTACAAGAACATTCGATTGGTTTGTTGGCCAAAGAGTCACTATGGAAATTCACAAACATCCCTGTCTGTTGCCAAACTTACAGCAAGACCACATTGTTGAAGACAACACCCACACAAGTCACTGAATATGTTAATATCAAGCTAGCACCTACATAGATCCCTCACCCCTGTCTTTTACTGTCATTAATACAGGAACATACCCTTTAGGATTCCATAAGAGAAATGTATACTATTATGCAACCATAAAATCTTTGACCTACGATGCTATTCTGCCTATAAAATATGCTAAAGCAATATTGGAGCAATGTTCTtggaagtaaccaaccaatatctcaTTTGGCTTAAGGCCCACTTCATGAGAAAGAATATATACCCAACACAGTTTACGTGATCAGGAACCAGAGTCTAAGTATCCCAGAAACCTATGTAAAAGCAAATACTATTggtgttaaaaaaataataataggaggccccagggagtttagaggttggggtagggacatccacttGGAGACTGGAGTGTGGTGAGGAGTTAggaatgtggaatagtcagagggtagacagagAGTGGGGAGAATAACACATGTtagtataaaaattaaattaataaaaataatgataataaatatgcTATACTCATATATCAATGTCTTATTTAGCTATGATCATCTGCAGATGGGAAGAAAAGCATAtacccacagtcagacattatacagagagagagaaacagagacagagacagaaagacagagagaccttGGACTAtactctaaatgggatgtctccatcaagtaTCTCCCCACAGAGCTTAGAGAACCCATCAGAAGAGGAGGctgaaagagtgtaagagctaGATGTGGTTGAAGACACCAAGATAACAGTCTTCtaaatcaaccaaacagagcTAATATGAATTCACAGATATTGATAATTATGCCCATGGATTGCACTGGTCTGCACCATTTCCTTTGCACATACTTTATGGCTTTAGTGTTTTTAAAGGACtcttgagtgtgtgaatgagtgggtctctgattgtGTGActtctcttgggactcttttccttttgtgtattttCCTTCTCCAAGCTTGatgtaatgaatttttaaatcatattttgttttttatgttttgttgttatctcttatAAACCTTTATTTCctaaggagacagaaagaaaatagatcCAAATGGTAATGGTTGCAGGAGAAACTATAATTAGGatatattttagaagaaaattctattttcagtaaaaggagGCATTAAATGCATAAGTCAGTTGACctattatgtaaaaaataaagaaaagaaatagaatggcatccctttctccttctctgtcttccctcATGCCCATTCCCATTCATAAGCTGATGTCACTATTATTTGTTATATACATTGGTAAAATGCATATACTAATGAGTACTTATGATACAGTGTAGTTTACGTATTAAAGACAGAACTACAAATTAACCCTTTCAAACTGGTGCCtttaaaaatgacaacaaaaatgtACTTCACTTTTAAATTTGTGGAAGGCAAACTGGTCCACAGTAAAGCCCAGCATGTCCTTTAGTGGGCCCTCTGAAGCCTGCTTCAACAACTGCTTGATGTCATCATAGTTGGAAGTTTTTTCCAGGTTGCATGTCAGTTCCATGTTGGATGCATTGAGGATAGGAACGCCAGAAGGTTATGTCACTGAGCTTTCCATCATTTGATGTTGATAGTATCAAACTTTTAGCAGATGGCGAtggctttctttgtgataacAAGTTTCCATTCTCAGCCTTCACTGCACCATGAAACTTACTATGAGTAAAGTCATACTAGGATATGTAGACCATGTAAGCTAAGGTCAATGAGTGTGCACTGATGGCAAAAATATCTACTTGGCCAGAATTGAAGGCAACCCTGATGACCCAGCATCCAAAACTGCCAGATTCATTCAGTCCTACCTTCACATTTGAGTCTCAAGGACTTGACTGGCACTACACGTGATCATGACAATGCCTTTGAAAAGTAGAGGTGCAGAAAGGCTCCTCTTAAGATCATTATGTCTGCCTTTTTTGATGTTCCTTGAGCTTTATGTACAAGAATTGTGTTGTTAACGTACCTCTTATGGCAAGGCTCCCATAGATCAGTTTGTCACAGCAACATATCCTCATTTTATGATAGATAATTTCAACTTACAAACAAGGCAAAGTGTACTTCAAATTACATGAATGCAATTCAAAGCTTGATTAAACTGTACataaataataatgttttaatacataagaaaaaaattaataaactcaAATATAACTATATTTCAAGTTAACATACCAAAGAAAAGGCAGCTGTTATGCTGTTTCCAGACGTCAGGGTCAATTAAATAATAATCTCAGGGTCAAGTTTAAAATGCCTTTCACGTGTTATTGGCTAGAGAAATCCAAGAAACTCCAATAAGAAAAAAGGCTATTATCATTGCTACCCTTGGTTGCTTATGAGCACCAAAGTGATACAAGCCTGTTTAAAAAGACTGCTCACTTTAGATTCATGACACTGAGAGAGGAATTTTCCCTGGCCCACATTCTCAGCAGATGATGGCTTGACATAAGCAAACATCCAAGTTACATAGAACATTAAGCATTATATATctattattttgtaattattttcataaaattgaaatattcCCTCCTGGAGATAAGTCAAGTGCTTATAATACTCAGGAAATTTACAAAATCTATCGTCTTCATAAGGCACTGCCTAATACCATATTATCAGCATACAGCTTCTGGAGGAAAACAGACTGTAAAACAAAGCTAACTACAAGATGAGCAGGGAGCTTTGCCAAGGGACATTAGACATTCAACCTCAATGCTTCTAGGAGTTCTTCAGTGAACACTAACTACAGAGAGTATCTCCTATCCAAcacagataataaaaaaaaaaactaaaaaaaggcAAATAATTAACTCTGTAAAAGCAAAACCATATTGCAGTAACTTAAAAATTTCTACTATCTATTTGAAGTTAAAATTTTAGAATAAGAACACAATTAAATTGTCTTTTCATAATTTTGAATGAATGTCCAGGTAATAAGCCCtgtaaataaggaaaaatgacaaaattttacaaacaaaacagaaaaagaaaccaaattaGAAATAAAGCACAGAATACCAACTATTTCAATACCTGAGGGAAAATTGCAACCGGTGTCAGGAAGAGAATTCAGCAGTTAAGTTTTCTTACAAAATATCTCAGATCAATTCCCAGAATTAACATGGTAGTTGCAGATTCCTGTAACCCCACTAATGGGGTTAATCTAATGACCTCTTCTCTCCACCTCAGACCCCTGCATTCTCATAGTACGCATAAACTCAGGgatgctcacacacataaatataattttaaaataaatatacaattatTTTTCCATAGGAAGGTACTAAGAATATGTATTTGAAggtaatataaaatgaaaaatgcaaaagctGTTAATCTTATAGAGGCAGTAGACATGACATCATGCTAAACACATTGAATCTAAAGATGTGTCATACCCTCACATAAACATAGATACATTGTacatggaggaaagaaaggatatattTGTATAGTGTAAATTCTATCTAGGCTGAAGGACAAGAGCAGAGAAAATAATAGAATTTGCACACTATAAGTACAAGAGAATAGGAGAAAAACACATCAAACTAGATTGGATAAGCCTAAGCAACATATCAATGGGTAAATTAACATGTGAATCTCTTCCATGTTTTTTTCACAGCAAGTTTGACATCCTTGTTTCTAAGGCTGTAAATAAGAGGATTCAGCATGGGCACCAAAAATGTGTAAAATACTGAGAAAAACTTTCCCTGGCCCACATTCTCAGAAGATGATGGCTTGACATAAGCAAGCAGCCCAGTTACATAGAACAAACTAACAGTTATAATGTGAGAACCACAAGTACCCAAGGCTTTGGACCAACCCTTACCTGATGACATATGAATAATATTGTAAAGGATCATACCATAAGAGATTAAGATAATGAGGCAACATAAAATAATAGCTGTACCTACCACAGCAGAACTCACGAGTTCATTGAGATAAGTGCTACTGCAGGAGAGCCGAAGGAGAGGAAAGATGTCACACATGTAGTGGTTGATGATGTTAGAATCACAAAAGTTTAGCCTTATCATAAAACCTGTGTGGAACAAGGCACTAACAAACCCCATCAAATAAGTACCAAATATCAACAGACAACAGATCCCAGGCGACATAACAACTTTGTAGAGCAGTGGCTGACAGATGGCCACATAACGATCATAGGCCATGGCTGTCAACACATAACTCTCAGAGTTcacaaaaaataagaagaaaaacagcTGAGTCATGCATCCACTGAAGGAGATCTTGTTCTGCTCTAAAAAGAAACTCATCAGCATTTTGGGGGTAAAGACCATTGAATAACAGAAGTCAATGAAGGACAGATTGAAGATGaaaaagtacatgggggtgtgaaGGCTTGAGTTTAGGGAAATGAGACTCATTAAGCTCAAGTTACCCATCACAGTGGCTGTGTAGTTCATCAAGAACAGAACAAATAAGGGCAGCTGGAGCTCAGGTTGGTCTGTCAGTCCCATAAGAATAAACtcagaaacagaagaatcattTTCCATAGTCATTTGTTTCATGTGTGGCATCTGTAAGTGTAGAAGGCAATATTAACACATAAATTATTTTTCACTCCAAGGGCAGAACTAGACTTATTGTTGTCTATGCCTGAGTTATATACAGTCTTGAGAAATTCctatttcctctttctccttatatCCTATGTATAACACTCCAGAAAGATGCTGGGAAACTTCAATTTCCTCATATAAAACATCCTTCCTTTCACTTAGTGTTTGCAAACATTTAAGGTTGAAAAGTGAAATgcatgcactttttttttcagaatttattatttatatagcaGTGGGAATGAGGACCAAATGTCAAGATAAATATTATTCAGTGCTCACCTTGGTTCACCTGGAGCCTTCCCTGACACTGAAATTCATGGTAACCTCCACACTGTGCACAAAGGGCCAAAGTTGTTAATAATGAAGCAGGTAATTACAATCAGTGCAGAAAACGCATCTCACTTGCTACAAGAAGTTCCCTTGGGGAAAATCACATGAACAACACTCTTTGAGGGTCTCACAAAGATTCTTGTctcatacaaaaaagaaaatagctatCTTATGAGTCTCTGAAGTCTCaaggtcaaaatttttgagaaaatttattagaatcatagaaaagtattttttttctttaagatagtCTCCATGTTCGATGAGTCCCTTGAGAGTTAAATTGTTGAGTTTGTACCAGAGAACTAACATCAGTCCTTTAGAGATTCAACATTCTACTCAATTTATAACTTTCCAGCATGATATCTGGTCCCCAGAGCAAAACTGTAAGTTGGCCCCTTTGTTATTCTCTTCATTAAGCTCTGCACAGCTCTACAAGAAGAAACATCCAGGGACATACTCACTTGCCATCTTGAACTTCTCTATGATTTCATTAATAAACTCTTGACAAAAGATTAATACTGTACAAAAACACTtgaagaaaagtaataaaatattttgaacagGTTCTCAAGTTTGTATCAATTGACATTAGAACTTTTCATTCCTAGGCCATGAAAATAGACTACCCAGGTTTGTATATATGTGATTCTTCTTATGAATAACTTgaaaatagatgcaaaaatatGGGATTAAATTGTGGAACATTAGTAACATTCTTGGTTATCATACAGAAAATTCTGGGATTTTTTGTATACAATAACAAAttcaaatgcataaaataaaaaattattatattttgagaaaatgtATACAGTATATCAGAAAGTtattaaatacatgaaaatatactAGCATGGGTTAGTTCTCTCATACTGTTTACATTCTTACTAAGATAAATAAAGTTGTCCATTTTTGGCACAGTTGGAAAAGATAAATTCTTGCTTTAGTGTGCTACATAATAGAGACAAAAGGAATATTTGGTCCCTGCTATTCTATTTCATGCTCTATTTCTCATcactatatatatgcatatactgtGATATTTATTTGATATCACGTGTACATTGCGTAGACAGTGGGCTCAGAATATGTGCTGCTTAAGTATATTTTCTCATGGGAAACTACTTTGAAGAAAAAAACCATCATTGGACACATGAAAAAAGTTGCTTAAGatttataataaaaagaacaatGCTCACTACACACAAAAGTTAGTGTACAGCATGTCATtacttaaataaaaaatttaaagctatAATACTCTTTCAAAAAAGTTTAAGATATAAAAAATACTGAGACATATATATCTGCAGTTTTAAATTAGCTGTATCTttaactgtgaaaaaaaaaaactctttagtCTTTCCATAGTATTGACAatttcagaggacctaggtcacaTTAGAGAAAGAATTCATGACAAAGAAATGGGAAATTTGTGGAAAATgagttaatgaaaaaaaaatcaaagaatcttATCAAAGCAATAGGGGACAGGCAAACAGGGAATTGTCTTTTCTCTATAATTGAGGTTACCTTTGGGaaccatgagtgtgtgtgtgtgtgtgtgtgtgtgtgtgtgtgtgtgtgtgtgtgtgtgttgtaaagcTGAGCAGATGCCATGATACACCCGGGCAGGTCACATTTAAGTGTGAGTATTCACATTCTACcagttttgaggcagggtcagtGACTCTCTTTCACATTGACCAGGAGTGCTGTTCAATCTTCTGTCCCTACATCTCATTTCATCAGAGAAATACTTAGATTATAGATGTGGGAGCTATTGTGTCTAAAGTTTGATAGGGTCTGGt encodes:
- the LOC127690073 gene encoding olfactory receptor 143-like yields the protein MPHMKQMTMENDSSVSEFILMGLTDQPELQLPLFVLFLMNYTATVMGNLSLMSLISLNSSLHTPMYFFIFNLSFIDFCYSMVFTPKMLMSFFLEQNKISFSGCMTQLFFFLFFVNSESYVLTAMAYDRYVAICQPLLYKVVMSPGICCLLIFGTYLMGFVSALFHTGFMIRLNFCDSNIINHYMCDIFPLLRLSCSSTYLNELVSSAVVGTAIILCCLIILISYGMILYNIIHMSSGKGWSKALGTCGSHIITVSLFYVTGLLAYVKPSSSENVGQGKFFSVFYTFLVPMLNPLIYSLRNKDVKLAVKKTWKRFTC